A region from the Musa acuminata AAA Group cultivar baxijiao chromosome BXJ1-10, Cavendish_Baxijiao_AAA, whole genome shotgun sequence genome encodes:
- the LOC103974300 gene encoding uncharacterized protein LOC103974300, giving the protein MHPPSMQLVPYSSNANPNPNVPWSEMFRSASLRRPPDSLPPSRPPSPPPPRDRPHPASEEPPPPPSSAPPVTAAASEPHAAARLALYIAMAHAGLALSLLLIYGLYRLLHDFVRPLQWALLCSIPLRELQRAVVAFWSPPLRLGLVPALLAVPAALLRASADTLSDLRAALLRRKLRPSSKDGFSILTRWLLSFWVFVISYEQLGPLATVALFAFGLLLASPTATSAVKNAIFVAGWSKSSSSSDRGSGGFFTTGILKHLNTIVAVGLIVSMIVGVLAGGMFFSYKIGVEGKDAVISLKSHVQNSNYTERIGFNKWMEDNDIPGLVDQYSAKLYDTVWQQVDSLAVRYNLTDFSDGLRHFLISRSGNPSAGTSTALIASPPHPYIVKLQSLSVHVKNREWAEIFKDLDLFSRELLITRADLVVKAKGLAFQGIEISKRVLSSSTSVLGGSASLMVSVAIKVASGAAGVVNFVSQLMVFLWVLYYLITLESGGVTEQVVDMLPMSKHARAHCVEVINRAISSVLLATVKIAIFQGCLTWLLFRFCAVHFLYTSTLLVFISSLVPILPMWLSSIPAAVQLSMEGRYVWAVVLTMMHLMLMDYGTSVIQEDIPGHNAYLTGLSIIGGMTLFPNALEGAIIGPLLMTVVIALKNLYAEFVLADKEENGEPLVTDKGECIS; this is encoded by the exons ATGCATCCACCATCGATGCAGCTCGTTCCTTACTCCTCCAACGCTAACCCCAATCCGAACGTGCCCTGGTCCGAGATGTTCCGTTCCGCTTCCCTCCGCCGCCCCCCGGATTCCCTCCCCCCCTCCCGCCCCCCTTCGCCTCCGCCCCCTCGCGACCGCCCACATCCTGCATCCGAGGAGCCTCCGCCTCCGCCCTCCTCCGCTCCTCCGGtcaccgccgccgcctccgagCCCCACGCCGCCGCCCGCCTCGCCCTCTACATCGCCATGGCTCACGCCGGTCTCGCCCTCTCCCTTCTCCTCATCTACGGCCTCTATCGCCTCCTCCACGATTTCGTCCGCCCCCTCCAGTGGGCGCTCCTCTGCTCCATCCCCCTCCGCGAGCTCCAGCGCGCCGTGGTCGCCTTCTGGTCCCCGCCCCTCCGCCTCGGCCTCGTCCCTGCCCTCCTCGCCGTCCCCGCTGCCCTACTCCGCGCCTCTGCCGACACCCTCTCCGACCTTCGCGCGGCCCTCCTCCGCCGCAAGCTCCGTCCCTCTTCCAAAGATGGCTTTTCCATCCTTACACGTTGGCTCCTCTCCTTCTGGGTCTTCGTCATCTCCTACGAGCAGCTCGGCCCTCTCGCCACCGTTGCCCTCTTCGCTTTCGGTCTTCTCCTCGCCAGCCCCACCGCCACCTCCGCCGTGAAAAATGCCATCTTTGTCGCCGGCTGGTCCAAGTCCTCATCATCCTCCGACAGGGGCAGCGGTGGGTTCTTCACTACTGGCATCCTGAAGCACCTGAACACGATCGTGGCGGTTGGCTTAATTGTGTCGATGATCGTTGGGGTCTTGGCCGGCGGCATGTTCTTCTCCTACAAGATCGGAGTGGAAGGGAAGGATGCGGTGATATCGCTGAAATCCCACGTCCAGAATAGTAACTACACCGAGAGGATTGGATTCAATAAGTGGATGGAGGACAACGATATACCTGGGCTGGTGGATCAGTACTCGGCCAAGCTCTACGACACAGTCTGGCAGCAGGTCGATAGCTTGGCTGTTCGATATAATTTGACTGATTTCAGTGATGGTCTCCGACATTTCTTGATTAGCCGATCAGGGAATCCTTCGGCAGGCACTTCGACCGCTTTGATAGCCTCACCGCCGCACCCTTACATCGTAAAGCTGCAATCTTTGAGCGTTCACGTTAAGAACCGCGAATGGGCAGAGATCTTCAAGGATCTGGATTTATTTTCCAGGGAATTACTGATCACCAGAGCGGATCTGGTAGTGAAAGCAAAAGGGCTTGCTTTCCAAGGGATCGAGATCTCGAAGCGGGTTCTTTCTAGCAGCACTTCAGTGCTCGGTGGGAGTGCCAGTTTGATGGTCTCCGTTGCCATAAAGGTGGCCTCAGGTGCAGCCGGAGTGGTGAATTTTGTTTCACAGTTGATGGTTTTCCTCTGGGTGTTGTATTATCTCATCACTTTGGAGTCGGGCGGGGTGACAGAGCAGGTGGTGGATATGCTACCCATGTCAAAACATGCAAGGGCCCATTGTGTCGAGGTTATCAACCGTGCGATCAGTAGTGTGTTGCTGGCCACAGTGAAGATTGCTATCTTCCAAGGTTGTCTGACATGGTTGTTGTTCAGGTTTTGTGCAGTTCATTTTTTGTATACATCAACTCTCCTTGTGTTTATTAGTTCATTGGTGCCTATATTACCGATGTGGCTTTCATCAATACCTGCGGCAGTGCAGTTGTCCATGGAAGGAAGATATGTCTGGGCAGTAGTGTTGACAATGATGCACCTTATGCTGATGGATTATGGCACTTCAGTGATTCAGGAGGATATACCTGGGCATAATGCATATCTCACTGGCCTTAGTATCATTGGGGGAATGACCCTGTTCCCTAATGCTCTAGAG GGAGCCATTATCGGTCCGCTATTAATGACTGTCGTCATTGCTTTGAAGAACTTGTATGCAGAATTTGTTCTAGCTGATAAAGAGGAAAATGGTGAACCTTTGGTTACTGACAAAGGGGAGTGTATCAGTTAG